The sequence GCTGCAGCTTCTGGAACAAGCGGTGCACCTGCAGAAGAACGTTCTCCAGAAACAACCAGTGATGGTGAATCTTGGAGACGGGGACAGAGCAATCCAACCATACCGCCCAATCCCGAAGTAGGACAAGTTTGTCCTAGGGCGCAGTCTCAGACACACAGCATAGCTAACAGATGTCAGTTAACGTGCGAGATACCGAACGACGCGGTCACTGTAGAAAGTGAACAAGGTGCACTTGGGGATACATTTCCCCGTTCTGAGCAGCCAGGTGCAAGAGCATACAACTCGGAAAACAGCCAAAGTCCCGCAGAGAACATAGAATCCGAATCAACGTTTATAGGATCACCTGGTTCAGAACAAAGTCCTGCCTGGAATGCCGGAATTCCTTCTCTTCATATCCTTTGGTCTACTGGCTTCGATGATATACCATCTCCTCCAATTCAGAGCCCATTAAGGCACACAGTGACAGGATCCAGTGACTTAAGTGACAGTGACCTCAGTGACAGCGATACTGATTTAGTGCACAGTGTCTCATCCCTAAGTTCAGACATGGAAAGCGAAGGGTCAATAAGTGAGACGGATGCTTCTGATGCTACGACTCCTTCTGTTCTTAATTCCTATCCTAGTTGTGATTCCTCTTCAACTTCCACATCGATTTCCAGCTCAGGCTCCaattacattattatttccaGTTCTAGTCCTATACCCAGTTCCAGCTCCAGTGCTGAAGACTCGGAAGGTAACTCAGTGATATTTGTAGGCAGTAGCAACACAAGGTCATCACCAGGCTCCCTATCCGAAACCAGGCATGAAAATAGGTCTCTGAGTCCAATAACATTTGATTACGGTGACTCCTGGGACCAGTTCTACCCCGTCATTTATGACAGTGATGACCAGTGGGCAGGACTTC is a genomic window of Suricata suricatta isolate VVHF042 unplaced genomic scaffold, meerkat_22Aug2017_6uvM2_HiC HiC_scaffold_6425, whole genome shotgun sequence containing:
- the LOC115285282 gene encoding E3 ubiquitin-protein ligase RLIM-like, which translates into the protein PGARAYNSENSQSPAENIESESTFIGSPGSEQSPAWNAGIPSLHILWSTGFDDIPSPPIQSPLRHTVTGSSDLSDSDLSDSDTDLVHSVSSLSSDMESEGSISETDASDATTPSVLNSYPSCDSSSTSTSISSSGSNYIIISSSSPIPSSSSSAEDSEGNSVIFVGSSNTRSSPGSLSETRHENRSLSPITFDYGDSWDQFYPVIYDSDDQWAGLPTVQIDNLPIRSYAEGDALQSCAICITEYTEGNRVRILPCTHQFHVDCVDRWLSENSTCPICRTEVAYSAQRQNSD